Within Enterobacter sp. RHBSTW-00175, the genomic segment AATCAGCACGAAGCCCATGTGAGAAACGGAGGTGTAAGCAATCAGACGCTTGATGTCGTACTGCGTAAACGCCATCCAGGCACCGTAGAAGATACCAATCACACCCAGCCACATGGCAATCGGTGCGAACTCAGCGGAGGCGTTCGGGAACAGCGGCAGAGCGAAACGCAGCAGGCCATAGGCTGCGGTTTTCAGCAAGATACCCGCCAGGTCAACGGAACCCGCCGTTGGTGCCTGAGAGTGCGCATCTGGCAGCCAGCCGTGCAGCGGAACCACCGGCATTTTCACCGCGAAGGCGATGAAGAAGCCCAGCATCAGCAGATATTCAACACCGTGAGACATTGGTGTCTTCAGCAGATCCTGATAGTTGAAGGTCCAGATACCGGTCGCGTTGTGGTGAACAAACACCAGCGCCAGGATCGCAATCAGCATTACCAGACCACTCGCCTGGGTATAGATGAAGAACTTGGTTGCCGCCGTGATACGCGTTTTACCGTCGGATGCCTTATGGCCCCACAGCGCGATCAGGAAGTACATCGGCACCAGCATCATCTCCCAGAAGAAGAAGAACAGGAACATGTCGATGGCAAGGAACACGCCGATGACGCCGCCCAGGATCCACATCAGGTTCAGGTGGAAGAAGCCCTGGTATTTTTCGATTTCTCGCCAGGAACAAAGTACCGCCAGAACACCGAGCAGACCGGTCAGCACGACCATCAGCAGCGACAGACCGTCGATCGCCAGGTGAATCGTAATGCCGAAACGTGGGATCCACGGCAGGATAAACTCAGACTGCCACTGCGGAATACCCGCAGACTGGGTCAGAGAGTAACCACCCTGCAACCAGAGTTGCAGACCAAGCGCGAGCGTTAATCCCATGGTGATCAGCGCGATCCAGCGCGGCATCTTCACGCCAAAGCGTTCAGTCTGCCAGCACAGGAAGCCGCCGATGAAGGGAATTAATATTAGCCAGGGTAGTAACATGGCGATTTACATTCCTTTTTAAGGCCCCCAGTAGGGGCCTGATTTTCAACGAATTCGAATAAAATTCACTTAACGATCAACGCAACACCATCAGCAGCGCCAGCACGACAACCGCACCGATGCTCATGGACGCCACATACCAGCGCAGGTAACCGTTCTCGCTGTACAGCAGGCCTTTACCTGCAAAGCGGGACAGGATCGCCGGGATATTCATCATGCTGTTCAGTGGATCACGTTTCACCAGCCACGCAACACCCAGGAACGGCTTGACGAAAATCATGTCGTACAGCCAGTCGAAGCCCCACGCGTTGTACCACCAGGTGCCCAGCAGACGGCCTGGCGCACTGTTGGCAACAGAGGTTACCAGCGTACGTTTACCCAACCACAGCCATCCCGCAATCAGGATGCCCGCGATAGCGACCACACCAGAGGTGATTTCAAGCGTCAGAACGCGACCGTGCTCAAGCTCGGTTGTCGCCGGCAGTACGCCCTGCAACGGTGGCACAATCATCGCGCCAACGAAGGTGGAAAGTACCAGCAGCACAATCAGCGGCAGGTGGTGGGTAATCCCCTTCCCTGCGTGAGCATGAATTTGTTCTTTACCGTGGAATACGATGAAAATCATACGGAAGGTATACAGAGAGGTCATGAACGCACCGACCAGACCTGCAACCATCAGATTGATATGACCATTCGCCATGGCACCCGCAAGGATTTCGTCCTTACTGAAGAAGCCCGCGGTAATCAGCGGCAGTGCCGCCAGCGCCGCGCCGCCCACCAGGAAGCAGACATACACCAGCGGGATGGACTTACGCAGTCCGCCCATTTTGAAGATGTTCTGCTCGTGGTGGCAGGCCAGGATCACGGAACCGGATGAGAGGAACAGCAGCGCTTTAAAGAAGGCGTGCGTCATCAGGTGGAAAATTGCCGCGTCCCATGCCTGAACACCCAGTGCCAGGAACATGTAACCAATCTGGCTCATAGTGGAGTACGCAAGAACACGTTTGATGTCGGTCTGAACCAGCGCGGCAAAGCCTGCCAGCACCAGCGTGACCGCACCCACAATACCCACCAGATGCAGAATTTCCGGAGTCATCAGGAACAGACCGTGGGTACGCGCAATCAGGTAAACACCCGCGGTAACCATGGTCGCTGCGTGGATCAGCGCGGAGACAGGGGTTGGACCCGCCATCGCATCTGCCAGCCATGTCTGCAACGGCAGCTGTGCGGATTTACCCACAGCACCACCCAGCAGCATCAGCGTTGCCCACATCAGCATGTTGTTGCCTGCTTCGAAGTGAGCCGGCGCCAGTTCCACCATTTCGCGGAAGTTCAGCGTGCCCAGTTCGTTGTAGAGAATGAACAGCGCGAAAGCGAGGAACACGTCACCCACACGGGTCACGACGAACGCTTTCATGGCCGCTGCGCCATTCTTCGGATCGGTGTAGTAGAAACCGATCAACAGGTAAGAACACAGACCCACGCCTTCCCAGCCCAGATACATCAGCAGCAGGTTATCGGCCAGCACCAGAACCACCATGCTTGCGATAAACAGGTTGGTGTAGGCGAAGAAGCGGGAGTAACCCTCTTCACCGCGCATATACCAGGAGGCGAACATGTGGATCAGGAAGCCCACGCCGGTCACCACGGAGAGCATGGTCAGAGACAGACCATCCAGCACCAAGTTGAAACCGATGTTGAAATCACCGACCGACATCCAGGTCCACAGCGGCACGCTAAAAGGCTGACGTCCGTTGTTGAAGAAATCGATACCCGCGTACGCTGTTACCAGCGCCGCCAGACCGATGGAGCCAATGCCCACGGTAGCCGACAGATTCTCAGACCAGCGGCCACGAGAAAATGCCAGCAGCACGAAGCCAATCAGCGGAAAAATAATGGTTAAGGCAAGCATGTTCATCCACGCAACTCACTTACTGAATCGATGTTCAGGTTCTGGCGGCGACGATGGAGCTGCAACAACAGCGCCAGGCCAATACTCGCTTCGGCAGCCGCGAGGCTGATGGCGAGAATGTACATCACCTGACCATCGGTCTGGCCCCAGTAGCTACCGGCAACCACAAAGGCCAGCGCGGAAGCGTTAATCATGATTTCCAGGCCGATCAGCATAAACAGCAGATTGCGGCGGATAACCAGACCGGTCAGACCCAGAACGAATAAAATCGCCGCGAGGATCAGTCCATGTGTTAAGGGGATCATGCGCGTTCCTCCGTTTTTCTTTTCGCGCGGTCGTCAGTGCGGTTGCTCAGCACCTCGCCAACACGCTCTTCGCGGCCAACGTGGAAAGCAACAACCAGGCCTGCCAGCAGCAGCATCGAGGCCAGTTCAACCGCCAGAACGTACGGACCAAACAGGGAAATACCCACGGCTTTCGCGCTGATTGGCGTGCCGTCGATGCCCTGGTCGTTCACGCCCAGAATGGCGTAAAC encodes:
- the nuoM gene encoding NADH-quinone oxidoreductase subunit M, encoding MLLPWLILIPFIGGFLCWQTERFGVKMPRWIALITMGLTLALGLQLWLQGGYSLTQSAGIPQWQSEFILPWIPRFGITIHLAIDGLSLLMVVLTGLLGVLAVLCSWREIEKYQGFFHLNLMWILGGVIGVFLAIDMFLFFFFWEMMLVPMYFLIALWGHKASDGKTRITAATKFFIYTQASGLVMLIAILALVFVHHNATGIWTFNYQDLLKTPMSHGVEYLLMLGFFIAFAVKMPVVPLHGWLPDAHSQAPTAGSVDLAGILLKTAAYGLLRFALPLFPNASAEFAPIAMWLGVIGIFYGAWMAFTQYDIKRLIAYTSVSHMGFVLIAIYTGSQLAYQGAVIQMIAHGLSAAGLFILCGQLYERLHTRDMRMMGGLWGKMKWLPALSMFFAVATLGMPGTGNFVGEFMILFGSFKVVPVITVVSTFGLVFASVYSLAMLHRAYFGKAKSEIAAQELPGMSLRELFIILLLVVLLVLLGFYPQPILDTSHSAMGNIQQWFVNSASTTRP
- the nuoL gene encoding NADH-quinone oxidoreductase subunit L, translating into MNMLALTIIFPLIGFVLLAFSRGRWSENLSATVGIGSIGLAALVTAYAGIDFFNNGRQPFSVPLWTWMSVGDFNIGFNLVLDGLSLTMLSVVTGVGFLIHMFASWYMRGEEGYSRFFAYTNLFIASMVVLVLADNLLLMYLGWEGVGLCSYLLIGFYYTDPKNGAAAMKAFVVTRVGDVFLAFALFILYNELGTLNFREMVELAPAHFEAGNNMLMWATLMLLGGAVGKSAQLPLQTWLADAMAGPTPVSALIHAATMVTAGVYLIARTHGLFLMTPEILHLVGIVGAVTLVLAGFAALVQTDIKRVLAYSTMSQIGYMFLALGVQAWDAAIFHLMTHAFFKALLFLSSGSVILACHHEQNIFKMGGLRKSIPLVYVCFLVGGAALAALPLITAGFFSKDEILAGAMANGHINLMVAGLVGAFMTSLYTFRMIFIVFHGKEQIHAHAGKGITHHLPLIVLLVLSTFVGAMIVPPLQGVLPATTELEHGRVLTLEITSGVVAIAGILIAGWLWLGKRTLVTSVANSAPGRLLGTWWYNAWGFDWLYDMIFVKPFLGVAWLVKRDPLNSMMNIPAILSRFAGKGLLYSENGYLRWYVASMSIGAVVVLALLMVLR
- the nuoK gene encoding NADH-quinone oxidoreductase subunit NuoK, with product MIPLTHGLILAAILFVLGLTGLVIRRNLLFMLIGLEIMINASALAFVVAGSYWGQTDGQVMYILAISLAAAEASIGLALLLQLHRRRQNLNIDSVSELRG